The following coding sequences lie in one Arachis ipaensis cultivar K30076 chromosome B03, Araip1.1, whole genome shotgun sequence genomic window:
- the LOC107632858 gene encoding TBC1 domain family member 15-like has translation MEVYKLTIKAGKTLSERKWKAAFSPEGYLDIGKTLSRIHRGGIHPSIRGEVWEFLLGCYDPRSTIEERDEIRERRREQYAKWKEVCQNLFPLVGSGRFITAPVITEDGQPIHDPLVLLETHPDNGVIVPTPETANAKPSCTGERVTDKRIIQWMLTLHQIGLDVLRTDRTLVFYEKKENLAKLWDILAVYAWIDTDVGYCQGMSDLCSPMIMLLSDEADAFWCFERLMRRLVNSIIKFVLDNV, from the exons ATGGAAGTTTACAAGCTTACCATaaag GCTGGTAAGACTCTAAGTGAAAGAAAGTGGAAAGCTGCATTTTCTCCAGAAGGATATTTAGATATAGGAAAGACTCTAAGCCGAATTCATCGTGGG ggaATCCATCCATCAATTAGAGGAGAAGTTTGGGAATTTCTACTTGGTTGCTATGATCCCAGGAGCACCATTGAGGAAAGAGATGAGATAAGGGAGCGCAGAAG GGAACAATATGCTAAATGGAAGGAAGTGTGCCAAAACCTGTTTCCTCTGGTAGGAAGTGGGAGATTTATTACAGCACCTGTAATTACTGAAGATGGTCAACCAATTCATGATCCTTTGGTTCTTTTGGAAACACATCCTGACAATGGAGTAATTGTCCCAACTCCTGAGACTGCGAATGCCAAACCTTCATGCACTGGTGAAAGGGTCACTGACAAGAGAATCATTCAATGGATGCTAACCCTCCATCAAAtag GTCTTGACGTGCTTCGAACTGATAGAACACTAGTTTTTTATGAGAAGAAAGAGAACTTGGCCAAATTGTGGGATATTCTTGCTGTCTATGCTTGGATAGATACTGATGTTGGCTATTGTCAAG gaATGAGTGATCTGTGCTCCCCTATGATAATGCTTCTAAGTGACGAAGCTGATGCATTTTGGTGCTTTGAGCGTCTAATGCGTAGACTGGTAAACTCTATTATTAAATTTGTTTTAGACAATGTTTAA
- the LOC107630148 gene encoding early nodulin-like protein 1, which yields MATSILRSNKVVHSLGLLCVLLLVHEGAAYDFIVGGQKGWSVPSDSNFNPFNSWAEKSRFQIGDSLVFNYQSGQDSVLQVKSEDYASCNTNSPYAKFSDGHTVFKLTQSGPYFFISGNKDNCLKNQKLTVIVMADRTNRTSSTASPTSSPPSPQPPSAPSPAPTGQEGQSSPPPAGTVETNPTPAPSSEGHHPPNAAASAFVNFAASLLAISMASSALMFSL from the exons ATGGCTACCTCAATTTTAAGGTCAAATAAAGTAGTTCATTCATTAGGGTTGTTGTGTGTGTTACTTTTGGTGCATGAGGGTGCTGCTTATGATTTCATAGTTGGAGGTCAAAAGGGTTGGAGTGTTCCAAGTGATTCCAATTTCAATCCTTTCAATTCATGGGCAGAAAAGAGCCGTTTTCAAATTGGAGACTCTCTAG TGTTCAACTACCAATCTGGGCAAGACTCAGTGCTGCAGGTGAAGAGCGAAGACTATGCAAGCTGCAACACAAACTCACCATATGCAAAGTTTTCAGACGGCCACACAGTGTTCAAGCTCACCCAATCAGGCCCATACTTCTTCATTAGCGGCAACAAAGATAACTGCCTCAAGAACCAGAAGCTAACCGTCATTGTCATGGCCGACAGAACCAAccgcacctcctccacagcaagTCCCACTTCTTCGCCACCTTCGCCGCAGCCGCCATCAGCGCCTTCACCGGCCCCAACCGGCCAAGAAGGGCAGTCTTCTCCTCCACCTGCAGGAACTGTGGAAACAAATCCAACACCCGCACCGTCCAGTGAAGGACATCATCCTCCTAATGCTGCCGCCTCCGCCTTTGTCAACTTTGCTGCTTCGCTTCTAGCAATATCCATGGCTTCTTCAGCTCTCATGTTTTCTCTCTAG